Proteins encoded by one window of Cannabis sativa cultivar Pink pepper isolate KNU-18-1 chromosome 4, ASM2916894v1, whole genome shotgun sequence:
- the LOC115712921 gene encoding cellulose synthase A catalytic subunit 6 [UDP-forming]: MATGRLVAGSHNRNEFVLINADENARIKSVQELSGQKCHICGDDIEITVDGELFVACNECAFPVCRPCYEYERREGNQACPQCKTRYKRLKGSPRVEGDEEEDDIDDIDNEFEYGNYDAFPHQVTEGMPPSRYGSQYHSSAIPERESSPPGSEIPLLTYGEEDSEISSDRHALIVPPFMGHGNRVHPMPYSDSSTPLQPRPMVPKKDIAVYGYGSVAWKDRMEDWKKKQNDKLQVVKHHGGNGGGDFGDELDDPELPMMDEGRQPLSRKKPISSSKISPYRLLIVLRLAILGLFFHYRLLHPVNDAYGLWLTSVICEIWFGVSWILDQFPKWYPIHRETYLDRLSLRYEKEGKPSELANIDVFVSTVDPLKEPPLITANTVLSILAVDYPVDKVACYVSDDGAAMLTFEALSETSEFARKWVPFCKKYSIEPRAPEWYFSQKMDYLKDKVQPAFVRERRAMKRDYEEFKVRINALVSTAQKVPEDGWTMQDGSPWPGNNVRDHPGMIQVFLGNNGVRDLEGNELPRLVYVSREKRPGFDHHKKAGAMNALMRVSAVISNAPYLLNVDCDHYINNSKALREAMCFMMDPTSGKKVCYVQFPQRFDGIDRHDRYSNRNVVFFDINMKGLDGIQGPIYVGTGCVFRRQALYGYDAPTKKKRPSRTCNCWPRWCCLCFGSRKKKNAKTKKEKKKPKHREASKQIHALENIEEGITELNPEKASNMSQVTLEKKFGQSPVFIASAILENGGVPQNVSPASLLKEALQVISCGYEDKTEWGKEVGWIYGSVTEDILTGFKMHCHGWRSVYCMPKRPAFKGSAPINLSDRLHQVLRWALGSVEIFLSKHCPIWYGYGGGLKWLERFSYINSVVYPWTSLPLLVYCSLPAICLLTGKFIVPEISNYASILFMALFISIAATGILEMQWGGVRIDDWWRNEQFWVIGGVSSHLFALFQGLLKVLAGVNTNFTVTSKAADDGEFSELYIFKWTSLLIPPITLLIINLVGVVVGISDAINNGYDSWGPLFGRLFFALWVIIHLYPFLKGMLGKQDRIPTIIVVWSILLASILTLMWVRINPFVSKDGPVLEICGLNCD, encoded by the exons ATGGCCACGGGTAGACTTGTTGCTGGGTCTCACAATAGGAACGAGTTTGTGTTGATCAATGCGGATGAAAATGCACGG ATAAAGTCTGTGCAAGAATTGAGTGGGCAAAAATGTCATATTTGTGGAGATGACATAGAGATTACAGTGGATGGAGAGCTATTTGTTGCTTGCAATGAATGTGCATTCCCTGTTTGTAGGCCCTGCTATGAGTATGAAAGAAGAGAAGGAAACCAAGCTTGCCCCCAGTGTAAAACCAGATATAAACGTCTTAAAG GTAGCCCTCGTGTTGAGggtgatgaagaagaagatgatattGATGATATTGACAATGAATTTGAGTATGGAAACTATGATGCCTTCCCACATCAAGTCACTGAAGGAATGCCCCCTTCTCGCTATGGTTCACAATATCATTCTTCTGCAATCCCGGAACGTGAATCCTCTCCCCCTGGTTCTGAAATCCCTCTCTTGACATATGGCGAGGAG GATTCCGAGATTTCTTCTGATCGTCATGCTCTAATTGTACCACCATTTATGGGTCATGGAAACAGAGTCCATCCAATGCCTTATTCTGATTCATCCACACCTT TGCAACCCAGACCGATGGTTCCAAAGAAAGATATTGCAGTATATGGATATGGAAGTGTAGCCTGGAAAGATCGGATGGAAGATTGGAAAAAGAAGCAGAATGATAAGCTTCAAGTAGTAAAGCATCACGGAGGCAATGGTGGCGGAGACTTTGGAGATGAGCTAGATGATCCGGAGTTACCAAT GATGGATGAAGGCAGACAGCCACTGTCAAGGAAGAAGCCAATCTCTTCTAGCAAGATAAGCCCGTACAGATTGCTCATAGTTCTCCGTCTTGCAATTCTTGGCCTATTTTTTCATTATAGACTTCTACATCCTGTTAATGATGCATATGGCCTATGGTTGACATcagttatatgtgaaatatggtTTGGTGTTTCATGGATTCTTGATCAATTTCCCAAATGGTATCCCATACATCGAGAAACATACCTTGATCGTTTATCACTGAG ATATGAAAAAGAAGGAAAGCCATCTGAGTTGGCTAATATAGATGTATTTGTTAGTACGGTGGACCCTCTGAAAGAACCTCCCCTCATCACTGCAAACACAGTTTTATCCATTCTTGCTGTTGATTATCCAGTTGATAAGGTTGCATGCTATGTCTCTGATGATGGTGCTGCCATGCTTACTTTTGAAGCACTCTCTGAGACATCAGAATTTGCTAGAAAATGGGTTCCATTCTGTAAGAAATATAGTATTGAGCCTAGGGCCCCAGAATGGTATTTCTCTCAGAAAATGGACTATCTGAAAGATAAAGTTCAACCGGCATTTGTTAGGGAAAGACGTGCAATGAAG AGAGATTATGAAGAATTTAAAGTCAGAATAAATGCATTAGTATCCACTGCACAAAAGGTTCCTGAGGACGGATGGACAATGCAGGATGGGTCTCCATGGCCTGGGAACAATGTGCGCGATCATCCTGGCATGATTCAG GTCTTCCTTGGTAATAATGGTGTCCGTGATCTTGAAGGAAATGAGTTACCTCGTTTAGTTTATGTTTCTCGTGAGAAGAGACCTGGCTTTGATCACCACAAAAAGGCTGGTGCCATGAATGCTTTG ATGAGAGTTTCAGCAGTTATTTCAAATGCTCCTTACCTACTCAATGTTGATTGTGATCACTACATCAACAACAGCAAGGCACTTAGAGAAGCAATGTGCTTCATGATGGACCCTACATCAGGAAAGAAAGTCTGCTATGTCCAATTCCCTCAAAGATTTGATGGGATTGATCGTCATGATAGATACTCAAATCGGAATGTCGTGTTCTTTGAT atcaacatgaaaggATTAGATGGTATACAAGGACCAATATACGTCGGAACTGGGTGTGTTTTCAGAAGGCAAGCACTTTATGGGTACGATGCACCTACCAAAAAGAAGCGGCCAAGCAGGACCTGCAATTGTTGGCCAAGATGGTGTTGCCTGTGTTTTGGTTCTAGAAAGAAAAAGAACGCTAAaacaaagaaagagaaaaagaaaccaAAACATAGGGAAGCATCCAAGCAGATTCATGCACTTGAAAATATTGAAGAGGGAATCACAG AATTGAATCCTGAAAAGGCATCCAATATGTCGCAAGTGACATTGGAGAAGAAGTTTGGGCAGTCTCCAGTGTTCATTGCATCTGCAATTCTAGAGAATGGTGGAGTTCCTCAGAATGTTAGCCCTGCATCTCTTCTAAAAGAAGCCCTTCAAGTCATCAGCTGTGGCTACGAGGATAAAACAGAATGGGGAAAAGAA GTTGGATGGATATATGGTTCGGTTACTGAGGATATTCTGACTGGATTCAAAATGCATTGCCATGGCTGGCGATCTGTATACTGCATGCCCAAAAGACCCGCATTCAAGGGTTCAGCTCCTATTAACCTCTCAGATCGTTTGCACCAAGTTCTTCGTTGGGCACTTGGATCAGTTGAAATCTTCTTGAGTAAACATTGTCCAATTTGGTATGGCTATGGGGGTGGGTTAAAATGGTTGGAACGCTTCTCTTATATAAACTCCGTTGTATATCCTTGGACCTCCCTTCCCTTGCTTGTCTATTGTTCTTTGCCTGCCATCTGTCTACTCACTGGGAAATTTATTGTCCCCGAG ATCAGCAACTATGCAAGTATTCTTTTCATGGCTCTCTTCATATCTATAGCAGCAACTGGTATCCTTGAGATGCAATGGGGTGGAGTCAGGATTGATGATTGGTGGAGAAATGAGCAGTTCTGGGTTATCGGAGGTGTCTCATCACATCTCTTCGCTCTTTTCCAGGGTCTGCTCAAAGTTTTGGCTGGTGTCAACACAAACTTCACGGTCACCTCAAAGGCTGCTGACGATGGAGAGTTCTCAGAGCTGTACATTTTCAAGTGGACATCACTCTTGATCCCTCCCATAACGCTGTTGATAATAAATCTAGTTGGTGTTGTGGTTGGGATTTCTGATGCCATCAATAATGGTTATGATTCATGGGGTCCACTCTTTGGTAGGCTATTTTTTGCTCTCTGGGTCATCATCCACTTGTACCCCTTCCTCAAAGGTATGCTTGGGAAACAAGACAGAATACCCACAATTATTGTGGTCTGGTCCATTCTTCTGGCCTCAATCTTAACTCTCATGTGGGTGAGAATAAATCCATTTGTTTCAAAAGATGGCCCTGTCTTAGAAATCTGTGGTCTAAACTGTGATTAG